The genomic interval TCTGGGTGAACCCAAAGTTGTTACCAACTTTAATTCAGTATTGTGATGCATTTTAAACAGAATATTGAATGAGAAAACAGATGACTGATTTTAACGTAATTTTAACTTTAATGTAAAGTTTAAAGTTAACTTAATGTGGAAGcaaattttcagattttgattaaaggtTATGAAGATAAACTTTTTTCCGTAAATTGCATGGATGATTTGTTCAATACAAGTATTTTACGTGTttcttgtaatttttatttttcatattatttcccctttatttcagttactgaaAATTACCTTAAGTTAAGAACAACAACAGCGATGGTTGCTAACGGAGTTAAATGAACTCTGATAGCATACgtctcataaaaaaagaaaatagttatttGTATTGTCGTCATTTTACATGTTGGTCAGAACACCTTTTCCGGTAAAAGTAGGCAGTTTGGGACAGAATAAGCTGCAAAGTGGATCATGTGATGCCAATAGTAAAAATAGCTCATTACTATTAATTAGTAAATTACTAATAATTATAAGGCTTCAATAATCTTCCTAACCCAGGAAATATACACCAGTTTTAAAGATAATGACACAGGAAGAATgtaattggaatcactttcagaaagattttttttcagctggttaaCCATTAAAACACTGAAAGCCAATCTGCAACATATGGTTATAATAAACAGACTGTTATAGTCCACTGGTGTGGATGTTAATATATAGGGCTGGGTAAATTTTCattaatccttttttttaaatgtggtcaattcaaaatcgattctcaaatcatctttttttttttttcatatttatttccgCAAACTTTGAACGTAAGATTaacgttaatctaattacaagttgCATTGTGCGATGTGACCAAGGAGCGAGAGGCGAACCTGTCGTTCATGCATTCAGTGCTTAAAATGGCAGTTTCCGGTGCTTTGTCGACGTAGATGACACCTTCACATAAAAAGTCAGAGGTATGGAAGCATTTTAGATTTCGCAAGCTAGACGACGACGATAGTGTTGTGGACAAGAGAAAAAGCATTTTTCATCTTGCAtcaaaattgtattgtatttatttaacataattgtatgcatttgaaaattagagatggattctgttttaatgtacccaagtgtacctaaaataaaagtttaatatacaggtttgtggctcttcatttctttttattaattacccAATTGCAAACTTATGTTCACtgctctttttttataaataaagtatttgtattaaatctaTATTCATCGAGTTGAATCGAGTACAGTAAATCAAATCAAGAATCGAAATTCaaatcgatttgagagcttgtgaatcgaaatcaaATCAATCTGGAACATTTGAATTGATACCCAGCCCTATTAATAGAGTTAGTATTATAGTTATGTTTATAGCGCAAGTCCCTTTAGTGTTTTGTAGAATTGTCCAAAGTGTTCATTTTAGTGTTGTTAAACTTTACAGCAACTCTTAAAattttacattgatttattttagaATGAATGTTTAGGAAGTGAAACCTCTGTTCTCTGTCTAGGAGGAGGGTGTGTATGAGGTTgaaggcgagatggagagagaggcGGAGTACCCTGCGGTGATCGTGGAGCCGGTGCCCAGTGCGCGGTTGGAGCAGGGCTTCGCCGCTCAGCTGCTGGTGTACGATGATGAGACCTACCTGATGCAGGGAGTAGCTGAGGAGCAGGAGGTGGAGACTGAAGTGTTGGAGACAGGTGAGAACACCATTACCACATTACTACTGTTCTGTCTTTCTCAGCTGATATTCACTCAACTTGGAGACATCATGGAGACATATACACAGTATTTAATGAAAGCACACTAAACAAATGCTCTGTTACACTACCTCATTGGCTTAGTCGGAAAATTTGAAagactgtgatttaattaaatgaatataaatgcacTGCATGTTTAAGAGTGAATCACTGCAGTTTGTTCATTTCCATGCAAGAAGCACATTAATTAGTGTTTTTAGTGTTCCATACAAACTCCTCACTGCATGTGCTGTGAGTTTTGGTTGCTTATAGACACCCTGCACTTATTTTCAAGTATAAGCTCTGTGGCATAACGTTGGAAAGGAATTAGTAATAGTAATGTAATTTAACTGTTGTTCTgttgtaaaattaaattattattattactgtattaaatacttgtttttttattttgcaatattaatgtATCTATTGGTTTATCATTTGAATCATactagaataaaatattttaatcatttattattattttttattggtaGTAGTATTGTATACTCATATTATTTGAGGGTTCTTTTTATGTCCTTGCCTGATCACATGACTTTATAAAGaacttgttttttttagatgcattCCAATTATtgacacatttcatttattagatATGTAGATTTATGTAGATTATATGTAGATTTCATTTATTAGATATACAAAATGCTCTCTGTTCATGAtttcatgttaaaaaatatttggaaCCCTATGATTTCCAGTAGTTGCTGTTAGCAGGGAGTCTTTATGAAGCCACTGTTTGTGAACATGACTTGTAACCAGAATTATGTATTTGTAAACCTCAATCGCCCAATGAAAATACCTTATGGTATTTTTATACTACAGGGAGAGAGTAGACTATAATAGTTGCACATTGCTTTCTTATGTCTCAGTTATAGTTACGTACCCTGTTTATTTTGGTGAATGCAGACTATTTGTTATTATACGTTGTATATAGAACACCGTCCCTATGGGCTAGGATTCATGGGCTGTTTAGTGATACATAATTTCAGAAGATAACCACATAAGCATGATTCTGCTAGAAAATCAACCAAAGATAGCTTTCTTGTTTGAGTTACAGTTACTATCAGCCAAAAACAGGGCTACACTATTTTTACAACCAATTTCCAATAAAAATTAGgagtgtaacgatacgcgtattcgtattgaaccgttcggtacgaggctttcggttcggtacgcggtatgcattatgtaccgaacggttcgttggactaattaattatatttggggaaaaaaaagtgaaatataatgttatgtgtTCAACAAGGTAgaccaataacccaaacgacgtaacaggcaacgcccctgacacccctgaagaagaaggaaaaaaaacaccaacttatatgtttatgttaggctactcagtcaggcgctcgctcactcagtacgcgcagTTCATGCTTAGTACGCTGTGGCcagtgcgtttaacagaccagaaatagaagatcctccaataaccaacaggtctggtgtttgggtgcactttaccaatcgatcggggcatccaaacaagcacggaaatcaaaatggactagtactgtactggttcggaatttcctgagcagtacgatacaattaacaggcctgcacgttattagatagaagaactgtaaTAAGTAGAACGTATGCACGGACAGTTTtaaaaactccacctactttgctcttggcatagtgcagcagaaaatcgcgttgtatctgaagggcaatgctgagcccagggtccagcgccgcgcaTACTACCgagtcctgtgtgaaagaccctttagtcattttgcaacgagccttcagcgcgtactgagtgagcgagtgccttactctgtagtggaaaacgcaggttttaagaacatgcttaatgtaattgagccccgttacaatattccttcacgagcccatttcagccagaccgtaattcctccTTTGttacaaaaaacataagccctaagGAGAACGagttgagtaaaaacacactcaatataaagagttatagagttccacataaaaagttacatctttgtatttgttcataactactacaacaatataactttttttttttttttaaggagctgtttttgttttatacagtataatgctaagaaaacaccacagaagatgggtaaagaatggctccatcattgttcaattaaaaaaaaacaaaaaagaaactttgttagttttaataaataatttagtttttttcaaatcaaggaaatttatctgccaattttttctttttgctgtatctaaaacgtaccgaaccgaaccgtgacaccagtgaatcgtatcgaaccgaaccgtgaattttgtgaaccgttacacccctaataaaaatTGCActgttattgaataaaaaaaaaaaaaaaaaacactcctttCATTATAtagcagaaacaaacaaaaaaacaaacaacggAAGTAAAtggggacagttttttttttattttttttttttatttcatgtgttCCTATAAAGTAAGAAAGTAATTAATGGTTAGGAGCAACATGAGGATGAGAGAATATAAATGGGGTAGATTAGCCAAGGTCCTGTCCTGTGATAAATCTCTACTGCCCTCTTGTGGGCACTCTTTGAAGTGTTGCGCAGAATATAGTCATTcgtattataatactttttggaAGTATTATAACAATAATCACAGTACTTAAAATGTCAGTACTGAAGTAACTTATACGTAATACTCACAAGTGTTACGTGACATCATAATGCCCCGCCCCCTTATTATTCGTCcataaatattttagattattagATACCCGTTACAAAATTGCAAGGATAAAACAAAGATGTTTAATATGAAGATGCTTATACAGAATAGATAAGAATGAAATACCAAATAcgacgcatatatatatatatagatatatatagatatatatagatatatatagatatatatagatatatataatatatatatttattataaaattagaataaattttaaaattaaatcaaattaaattaaatttatgcacttagcagacgcttttatccaaagtgacttacagtgctttCAGTGCTATCAATTCTTAGTTATCGTGTATATACATGATATATACATTTTCACCTTATCTATATAGAGCGAGATCATAGTTTAAAGTGCTTAAAAGATTAGATGTTTTAGATACCTTACAATCGAAGGTTTTAAAAGATGTTTAGCAATATTTTATACAGAAAATCCCTCTTGACAGTAAAACATCTGAAGTTATCTTCAATAAATTCACTTTGTAGATAATTTTAGATTTCCCGTGCTTTGAAATACTCCTGTGCGTCACTTTAActgttattttgaaaagatttaacatattttttttttttttttttttgtaaatgctcTTGACGTTCATCAAACGTAACGAACAGCGCGGGGAGAATTTCCCGAGTTCGGCGCGGAAGGATATGTGCGCGCTGTTGAGTTTGTGGAGATTTCCTGTGGAGGCGGAGCGATTCGTGAGTCGTGCGTCTCTAAACGCTTTCGATGCGAGTGAATGTGAATTCTGCACCTCTGGACGAAACATGGCGACGTCGCTGCATGATGGACCAGCTAACCAGCTCGATCTGCTTATCCGAGCAGGTAAAACGACTAAAGTGCTTGCTCATCCTCGCCAGCGTGGCTTTGTTTGAGGCGCTGCTCGCGTCGCATCGCGGAGGTCCGCGAAGTTGTGCTGTAAAGTAATGGAGGGCATTTCAGGAAGTGATCACCTTGGTTGGCAACCTGCATGGCGTTGCCTAATTTTCTTATCTGCTTGCTTGGAGTGCTGAAAAGTAGCGTGAAGGCGTGTGTGTTGTGCTGTGCGTGAGTAGCGTGCACAGTGTTGAGTTTGCACGGCGCTGAGGGCTGTTTAAATGTGGACCGTGTTAGAATAACGGATTTCTCTGGAGGTGGTGCGCGGCTCTGAAACCAGGAAGTGGGAGAGATGTTGTCTTTCCAGCGTCTTTGCCACGCTGTCTGGAGTCGGAAGGACACCgagttttatttttaactctgaAATACAGCTTACTAGAAATAcaattttagtttatatattgagtgcattttatatttaataaaatagcttCTGAGAGCATTACGTTCAACGATTGGTTTATTTTGATACCTCATCGTCAAAGGAAATGTGGCATAgcggatgaaaaaaaaacacacgcgGCGCAACTACATTATAACCGccgttttatttattaataatattaaggtGCATGACGAAAACAATGAGTTTGAGTAATAAAATCCATGTTTGCTTCATGTCGCAGATGTCCCGTTATCTAAACGTGGTCGCACTGCTTTCTGCACATTTCAGCGCTGAATGCTAAGCTCAGTGAGCAACGTTTATCGcttaattattcctttaaacGTCACTTTGTCTTTTATGATATGTAATGTGTTGCTGTAAAAGTGTCGAGTGACACTTTTTTCTGTGAATGTTTAGATTTTAGAGCTAATTTGATGGCGGAAGCATTGTTATTCCACTGGGTTGTCTACATTTTGAGTGACAGCGCTTGTTGTCCAATAGTTTTGGCGTTGCGTTCGAAATCCTACACCTGACCAATCGCCTTGCCTTTTTATTGGGGCGTTGACCAAAGAAGAGGCCAATCAGATTCGGGGCGGGGATTGAGTGGCAGGAAGCTCGGAGAGCGTCTTCAGAAAGAACTGGAGGGAAAGATCTGACGACTGTAAACACGGAAGTGAGGAGGGAAAGCACTACTTTCTAGTGGACCGCTATTTTAAGTGACAAAAAAATAGTACCACAATATTAACTCCTCTGTACTGGTTGTTTACGATTTGCTGAATTATtgctaataataatgtatttcttATTATATGAACAGCAACAACGACGTGATTAGATATACAGCAGCTGTTGTAGTGTTTTGTGAACGTTTTTTATTAAGTTCATTCTTGGATAAGAAAACATACTTCTGAagaaagtattattttaaatgtatatctaCGAGGACTGAAGGATATAACACTTGTGGTTCAAAacaaatgttataatttatttatttctgttctaTAGTAATTGGTTGAAAGCAGGTCATATGCAGAGCATGTTAATTCTGCAGTGTAATCATGTACACCATAAGATTTTTGTTGTAATATCTACACTCTGATTTGTGTCCTGTCTCCAAGGGCACAGCTGTCTGAATACAGGAAGTAAATGCATGCTGGGTCACCCGTTCTAGAGgacactgtgtgtatgtgtttatgacTGCTACTGCCTAAAGATAGCCCCCCCCCACCCCCGTGTGCAGCAACAGACACACATAGCCAAACATGGACAGGCTCAGGTTGTAATGGGAGTTGAGTGACGGTTTGGATAGACTGGCACAGGTGCTAGTGGCTCTGGATGTTAACGTCATCAAGGCAGGAGGTTCTGTCCTATATATGCATGAACTGCTTGTCTGAGATCAGCCTCTCCGCACCTGTTTCTAAATAAGTGCATCCAAGGAAGTGACTTGTcagttagcagatgcttttatccaaactgTTTCAGAGCACACAGATTGGGCTTTGAGTAGATTGACTGCAGGTATGACACCCCTGGATCTATTCAGGTGCAAAGGCAGAAGGCTATAGTTCAGAGGTTGCACTTTTGTTTTAATAGGTCCTTTTGGGATTTACTTATAATGTTGTTATGTCATAACCATTAGTGTTGGTTATATTTAGTAAATCCTTGCTAGAGTGCTCAAATTGCATTGTCACTGCAAATAATCAAAAGTCAAAAAGTTGACATGAGTGACAAAGTGTGTTATCTGTAGtaatgttttaaagcttttaagtaCAATATTAAAGTGTCAATCACACACTTGATTTAGTCTCCATACCAAATGGATGTCACTTAAATAACGTGTTCAACCATAAAGGTTttagaagagtaaaaaaaaaaaatgaatctatttGATAGACTTTTGGTTTTTGATTTATAGCCATTGCTAGACCAGTTTTCTCGTCATCGATGCTTAAACATATCATTCAATTtggggttttattattttttttatgatattgagTAACCAGAAATGCACGTTTTAACCCACTAGCACCCTCTATTGTCAGTTAAGTGTACAGATATTACATTTGAAACGGGTTGCTTGTGTACCAGCAGTCCAGTGCATGGGGCATTTAAtaattacactactgttcaaaagtgtagGTTgggaagatgaaaaaaaaaaatctacttttatttGGCAATTATGCAATCAATTGTTCAAGAGTAacacttaatatatttataaatctatAAGGCTActtttttctgaaaattaaacttttccttgagagaaataaattacatattaaagtACTTTAAAGTTGAAAacgtttattttacagtgtaataataGTTCACTccgttactgtttttactgtagttttgtctttgacgtttttgtgtgtgtgtgtgtgtattgtctgTTGCAGTGGAAGCATCAGTTCATGGCTCTGTACAATGCTCTGACAAAACCATTGAGGCCGCTGAAGCTCTTCTACACATGGACTCTCCCTCCAGCTTGCGAGGGGACCGGAGCCCAGGTGAGCACTGCTCTCTCTCTTCTAGCTTTCACATCACAAAACAAGGCACTGTTTTAGATAACCACACCATGGGAAAAACATGATTTCCAACATTTTGTTTTCCTGTTGTGTAGAGGTTTTTGTGCCTCCGTGTGTCAACACTTCGGAGTTCCTGCATGCTGCCATGCGTCCTGACGTGCTGACCGAGACCGTGGTGGAGGTCAGCACAGAGGACTCGGAGCCCATGGAGGTGGTTACTGTTCTCCAGGAGCCTGAGATGCTGGAGACAGAACACAACAAAAGAAGGAAATGTGAGAACATGAACACTGGCAAAGGCAATattcagattctttttttttttagttaaattggATGTCTGTGAATATATTTGGCTaacttcatttatatttatttatatgtttatttaattaacttttaactGTCGTTTGTTTAATCTTTTCAGCTGGGCGTAAACCCAAACCCCATCACATTTCAAACGGATCTCCAGACCTGGGCATCAAGAAGAAATCTAGAGAAGGCAAAGGTATGTCTCACATTTCTGCTTAATCAGTTGGTGAGGAAACATCTGGGTTATATTTATCTGCAAAATCAAAAAGGAACTGTAATGTAATCCAAATTTTTTCGCATACCTTGATGTATTTTTGTTGTATATTGTATACATCATAAGTATTCATTATACTCAGTTCTGGGTAATTTGGATAATCAGTATTTTATAGAGcaataaatgtgtaattaataatgtacaataaaaatgtataattttaattattacactattgataaaaaaaataaataataaaaaaataatatatatatgtgtgtgtgtgtgtatgtaaaataataaacatcattgtatttataattgttattatttaatgaaaatattttgatatcTTCTTAACAGGATTTGTGACATCcattgcagtatttttaaatgGAACCTATTATATTCAGTTTTTACATCTGTTGTGTTTTGCTAGAGTGTCAGTGGCTGTTTATTGGAAAGTATTAAACAGTTGAACGTTTATGTTGAACTTCAGAGATATTTCTGTTTTCTTGCAGGAAGCACATACCTGTGGGAGTTCCTGTTGGACCTGCTGCAGGATAAGAACACCTGTCCCAGATACATTAAGTGGACACAGAGGGAGAAGGGCATCTTCAAACTGGTGGACTCCAAAGCTGTGTCAAAGCTCTGGGGCAAACACAAGAACAAACCAGACATGAACTATGAAACCATGGGCAGAGCTCTCAGGTGAGGAGCTTGTGTGTGCAAACACCAGAAGATGACTTTTTCCAACACGTTTTCCAATGCCATATTGACCAGTCGCAGTTGGTATCCATAATTACAACCATCCGATCTAATGTTGTATTTGTCTTTGTTTCTCCCTCAGGTATTATTATCAGAGAGGCATCTTGGCTAAAGTAGAGGGTCAGAGGTTGGTGTACCAGTTTAAGGAAATGCCTAAAGACATTGTCGTCATCGATGACGATAAGTGCGACCCTGGTGGTGATGTAATTGGAGAGAAGACCTACGATCGTGTTCCTCCCTCATCTGACACTCTTTTGGCAACTGACCTCTCCAAAACCCCTGCTATCTTGAGAGGGGGCGGTAGGACTTTGGTCCATCCGGGTTCCCCAAAAGCTAAAGCTGCGCTCACTGCAACTCCTGTTCAGCGCATTGTAACGGTCTCTGCGTCAACTGATCCATCACAGCAGTCTCATGCCACCATTATCCCCAATGCACCCAGGTAACCAGTCTTAAatttgtgtataaaaaaaaaaaagatttttcaactgttatgttttaaaacacaatcTTGTGTCCAGGACTGTGCGGGTTGCTATGCAAGTGCCGGTCGTAATGACAAACTCCTTGGGACAGAAGATCTCCACGGTGGCCGTGCAGTCAGCGAACTCTTCTCTCTTCACTACAGCGCCCACCAACACCGGCTCAGCAACCGGTACAAACGCACCCAAAGTCCTAATCCAGACCATGCCAACGATGGTTCCTGCCACAGCTGAGAATGGTGACAAGATCACGGTCCAGCTCGCCAAGATAATCACCATCCCCGCAAGCCAGCTCACGCAGTGCCAGCTACAGGGCAAACCGGGCACCCCAACGGGCATCAATCTGATGGGTGCCCCCCTCGCTGTCCGAGCCCTTGCACCCATGTCTGTGGCGCCGGGGGCGCAGGTGGTCCGATTGGCAGTTCCAGCCCAGCACAGTCCAGCCCGGGCGAAGACACAGGTCCCTGTTTCAATCCAGACACAAACTCAAGTCCCAATCTCCGTTCAGACGGCATCTACTCCGGCGTCAGTTCCAGTTCAGATCCAGATTCAACAGAGCCAGCTTTCTCCAAAAGCGAAAAGCGCAGTATCGAAACCGGATAGCACTTTGGCAGAACAGCCAGAGCTGAACAATCCCACGCAGCAAGCAGCAGCAGTGGGGATTGAGGAAAGTTCAAATGCACGGTCTGAAGCAGAGAGCTGAAGAGTGATGCCTTCTGTCAggaatgaacaataataaattaacttgTATTCCTCAGATACCATTCAATCA from Carassius auratus strain Wakin chromosome 26, ASM336829v1, whole genome shotgun sequence carries:
- the LOC113044311 gene encoding ETS-related transcription factor Elf-2-like isoform X2, which gives rise to MTSVVLVDSGGAVVEYVTAVDDHLMEGVYEVEGEMEREAEYPAVIVEPVPSARLEQGFAAQLLVYDDETYLMQGVAEEQEVETEVLETVEASVHGSVQCSDKTIEAAEALLHMDSPSSLRGDRSPEVFVPPCVNTSEFLHAAMRPDVLTETVVEVSTEDSEPMEVVTVLQEPEMLETEHNKRRKCENMNTGKAGRKPKPHHISNGSPDLGIKKKSREGKGSTYLWEFLLDLLQDKNTCPRYIKWTQREKGIFKLVDSKAVSKLWGKHKNKPDMNYETMGRALRYYYQRGILAKVEGQRLVYQFKEMPKDIVVIDDDKCDPGGDVIGEKTYDRVPPSSDTLLATDLSKTPAILRGGGRTLVHPGSPKAKAALTATPVQRIVTVSASTDPSQQSHATIIPNAPRTVRVAMQVPVVMTNSLGQKISTVAVQSANSSLFTTAPTNTGSATGTNAPKVLIQTMPTMVPATAENGDKITVQLAKIITIPASQLTQCQLQGKPGTPTGINLMGAPLAVRALAPMSVAPGAQVVRLAVPAQHSPARAKTQVPVSIQTQTQVPISVQTASTPASVPVQIQIQQSQLSPKAKSAVSKPDSTLAEQPELNNPTQQAAAVGIEESSNARSEAES
- the LOC113044311 gene encoding ETS-related transcription factor Elf-2-like isoform X3, whose translation is MTSVVLVDSGGAVVEYVTAVDDHLMEEGVYEVEGEMEREAEYPAVIVEPVPSARLEQGFAAQLLVYDDETYLMQGVAEEQEVETEVLETVEASVHGSVQCSDKTIEAAEALLHMDSPSSLRGDRSPEVFVPPCVNTSEFLHAAMRPDVLTETVVEVSTEDSEPMEVVTVLQEPEMLETEHNKRRKSGRKPKPHHISNGSPDLGIKKKSREGKGSTYLWEFLLDLLQDKNTCPRYIKWTQREKGIFKLVDSKAVSKLWGKHKNKPDMNYETMGRALRYYYQRGILAKVEGQRLVYQFKEMPKDIVVIDDDKCDPGGDVIGEKTYDRVPPSSDTLLATDLSKTPAILRGGGRTLVHPGSPKAKAALTATPVQRIVTVSASTDPSQQSHATIIPNAPRTVRVAMQVPVVMTNSLGQKISTVAVQSANSSLFTTAPTNTGSATGTNAPKVLIQTMPTMVPATAENGDKITVQLAKIITIPASQLTQCQLQGKPGTPTGINLMGAPLAVRALAPMSVAPGAQVVRLAVPAQHSPARAKTQVPVSIQTQTQVPISVQTASTPASVPVQIQIQQSQLSPKAKSAVSKPDSTLAEQPELNNPTQQAAAVGIEESSNARSEAES
- the LOC113044311 gene encoding ETS-related transcription factor Elf-2-like isoform X5 — translated: MCALLSLWRFPVEAERFVSRASLNAFDASECEFCTSGRNMATSLHDGPANQLDLLIRAVEASVHGSVQCSDKTIEAAEALLHMDSPSSLRGDRSPEVFVPPCVNTSEFLHAAMRPDVLTETVVEVSTEDSEPMEVVTVLQEPEMLETEHNKRRKSGRKPKPHHISNGSPDLGIKKKSREGKGSTYLWEFLLDLLQDKNTCPRYIKWTQREKGIFKLVDSKAVSKLWGKHKNKPDMNYETMGRALRYYYQRGILAKVEGQRLVYQFKEMPKDIVVIDDDKCDPGGDVIGEKTYDRVPPSSDTLLATDLSKTPAILRGGGRTLVHPGSPKAKAALTATPVQRIVTVSASTDPSQQSHATIIPNAPRTVRVAMQVPVVMTNSLGQKISTVAVQSANSSLFTTAPTNTGSATGTNAPKVLIQTMPTMVPATAENGDKITVQLAKIITIPASQLTQCQLQGKPGTPTGINLMGAPLAVRALAPMSVAPGAQVVRLAVPAQHSPARAKTQVPVSIQTQTQVPISVQTASTPASVPVQIQIQQSQLSPKAKSAVSKPDSTLAEQPELNNPTQQAAAVGIEESSNARSEAES
- the LOC113044311 gene encoding ETS-related transcription factor Elf-2-like isoform X1, with translation MTSVVLVDSGGAVVEYVTAVDDHLMEEGVYEVEGEMEREAEYPAVIVEPVPSARLEQGFAAQLLVYDDETYLMQGVAEEQEVETEVLETVEASVHGSVQCSDKTIEAAEALLHMDSPSSLRGDRSPEVFVPPCVNTSEFLHAAMRPDVLTETVVEVSTEDSEPMEVVTVLQEPEMLETEHNKRRKCENMNTGKAGRKPKPHHISNGSPDLGIKKKSREGKGSTYLWEFLLDLLQDKNTCPRYIKWTQREKGIFKLVDSKAVSKLWGKHKNKPDMNYETMGRALRYYYQRGILAKVEGQRLVYQFKEMPKDIVVIDDDKCDPGGDVIGEKTYDRVPPSSDTLLATDLSKTPAILRGGGRTLVHPGSPKAKAALTATPVQRIVTVSASTDPSQQSHATIIPNAPRTVRVAMQVPVVMTNSLGQKISTVAVQSANSSLFTTAPTNTGSATGTNAPKVLIQTMPTMVPATAENGDKITVQLAKIITIPASQLTQCQLQGKPGTPTGINLMGAPLAVRALAPMSVAPGAQVVRLAVPAQHSPARAKTQVPVSIQTQTQVPISVQTASTPASVPVQIQIQQSQLSPKAKSAVSKPDSTLAEQPELNNPTQQAAAVGIEESSNARSEAES
- the LOC113044311 gene encoding ETS-related transcription factor Elf-2-like isoform X4 is translated as MCALLSLWRFPVEAERFVSRASLNAFDASECEFCTSGRNMATSLHDGPANQLDLLIRAVEASVHGSVQCSDKTIEAAEALLHMDSPSSLRGDRSPEVFVPPCVNTSEFLHAAMRPDVLTETVVEVSTEDSEPMEVVTVLQEPEMLETEHNKRRKCENMNTGKAGRKPKPHHISNGSPDLGIKKKSREGKGSTYLWEFLLDLLQDKNTCPRYIKWTQREKGIFKLVDSKAVSKLWGKHKNKPDMNYETMGRALRYYYQRGILAKVEGQRLVYQFKEMPKDIVVIDDDKCDPGGDVIGEKTYDRVPPSSDTLLATDLSKTPAILRGGGRTLVHPGSPKAKAALTATPVQRIVTVSASTDPSQQSHATIIPNAPRTVRVAMQVPVVMTNSLGQKISTVAVQSANSSLFTTAPTNTGSATGTNAPKVLIQTMPTMVPATAENGDKITVQLAKIITIPASQLTQCQLQGKPGTPTGINLMGAPLAVRALAPMSVAPGAQVVRLAVPAQHSPARAKTQVPVSIQTQTQVPISVQTASTPASVPVQIQIQQSQLSPKAKSAVSKPDSTLAEQPELNNPTQQAAAVGIEESSNARSEAES